The Coccidioides posadasii str. Silveira chromosome 3, complete sequence genome contains a region encoding:
- a CDS encoding uncharacterized protein (EggNog:ENOG410PIP6~COG:S), giving the protein MRAQAGKKIHPKDVPYVMPATHGDPMASYHELPAGNLLPHIIPNSSIPIKTQSVKALQFVAGPADESLIRAVKSLLKDVDQIYGTSNVDVDDTAEIDIDELGQITAYDEVTGESLDGDAYYGWSRSFCQKMKQKRGAKDESRSPSRSRSRSYSPPKRRRHSDSRSAGDQRRSWSRDSLDSGGYRNRGRSSRSLSRSQSPPRRRRRSHSRSRSYSPPPAPQRPSSPPSQRKSALAGVPPPPPPSIQAPFNSPHHYHPSPQQSGSPQPSMFVPPPRPPNYHGPWPPPPPPPPIPNQHGFPGSSASPQAMNMNVNIPGYGQPPFMPPMPGTPFVPPPPPPGHAQQGQAPHPGQDQHGMFQYPPTHPGHSTSQNYRRDGGPGGGWRGGGWSRGGWS; this is encoded by the coding sequence ATGAGAGCCCAAGCGGGGAAGAAGATACATCCGAAGGATGTACCATATGTCATGCCTGCGACCCATGGTGATCCAATGGCATCTTATCACGAATTACCCGCCGGCAATCTTCTTCCGCATATTATCCCCAACTCTTCGATACCCATCAAGACACAATCGGTAAAAGCTCTCCAGTTTGTTGCTGGACCTGCAGACGAGTCTCTCATCAGAGCAGTAAAGTCCTTGCTCAAAGATGTGGACCAAATTTATGGGACAAGCAACGTTGACGTGGACGACACAGCTGAGATAGATATCGATGAGTTGGGACAAATCACAGCATATGATGAGGTTACCGGAGAATCTCTTGACGGGGATGCGTACTATGGCTGGTCCCGTTCCTTTTGCCAAAAAATGAAGCAAAAAAGAGGCGCGAAGGATGAGAGTAGAAGCCCGAGTCGAAGTCGGAGCCGAAGTTACAGCCCTCCCAAGAGGCGACGACATAGTGACAGCAGAAGCGCAGGCGATCAGAGACGTTCCTGGTCCCGTGATTCGCTTGATTCTGGGGGATATCGGAACCGCGGTCGATCTTCGCGATCTCTATCACGTTCACAGTCACCTCCACGACGGAGGCGACGCTCTCATTCTAGATCAAGATCATACTCTCCACCACCAGCCCCTCAGCGGCCATCCTCGCCTCCATCCCAGCGGAAATCAGCACTGGCCGGCGTGCCACCGCCACCACCCCCTTCTATACAAGCCCCGTTCAATTCACCACACCATTATCATCCTTCGCCGCAACAAAGTGGATCCCCTCAGCCTAGCATGTTTGTTCCACCCCCGAGACCCCCAAATTATCACGGTCCATGGCCCCCACCTCCCCCACCTCCTCCAATTCCAAATCAGCACGGTTTTCCTGGTTCTAGCGCATCCCCCCAGGCTATGAATATGAACGTGAATATTCCCGGGTATGGTCAACCACCTTTTATGCCTCCTATGCCCGGCACGCCATTTGTACCACCCCCACCTCCTCCGGGCCATGCGCAACAAGGCCAGGCCCCACATCCAGGACAAGATCAACACGGTATGTTCCAATATCCTCCAACGCATCCCGGGCACTCGACTAGTCAAAACTATCGTCGAGATGGTGGACCAGGCGGTGGATGGAGAGGTGGAGGATGGTCTCGAGGAGGCTGGTCGTGA